Genomic DNA from Betaproteobacteria bacterium:
TCGCACGCGGCTCTTCGGCGAGCAGCATCGATAGCGGCGCCACCAGCGCCACCGTCGCCGCAAGCACCAGCAACGACTGTTGCCAGCCGAGCAGGTTGATGAGCACCTGGCCGTAGGGCAGCATCACGAACTGGCCGAAGGAGCCTGCCGCACCCGCGATGCCCATCGCGACGCTGCGCTTCTCCGGCGGGAAGATGCGGGCCACCACACCGAACACGATCGGGAAACTGATGCACGAGACCGCCGTGCCGATCAGCAAGCCGGCGGAGAAGGTGAGCTCGACGCCCGTGGTCGCGCCCGACATCAGCACCAGCCCCACCACGTAGAGCAGCGCCCCGCCCAGCATGACGCGCCCGGCGCCGAAACGATCCGCCAGCATGCCGGAGAACGGTTGCGCGATGCCGTAGACGAGATTCTGCGCGGCGAGCGCGAAGGCGAAGGTCTGCCGGGTCCAGCCGAGATCGCTCGTCATCGGCTGCAGGTACAAGCCGAACGAGTGCCGCGCGCCGAGCGCGAGGGTCATTGCGACCCCGCCCGCGAGCAGCACGATCGCGGGCGTGCGCCAGTTCTTCGCCGTCATGCGGCGATTCTAACCGAAGGCTCCGTGCACCGATGTGGCGCTTCATGCATCGGGTTATGACGACCGGAAGTTTACCCGTTCGCGCGCTGCGTTCGGCTAATGAGGATTCCAACTCCGGGTGTCAATTGCCCCGGCGGCTTGTGATTCATCCAAACCGCCTGCACACCGCCGGTCCCAAACAGTTAAGGATCATTGCGCCGCAAATGCCGCCGCCCGCTGATCACGGGCCCAGCACGTGCATCTGAGTGCTTGTGGCCCGCCTGTAGTCCTTAGGGCTCATGAAATCAACCACGGATGGAGACAACCATGAACTGGGATCGTGTGGAAGGCAACTGGAAGCAGATGAAGGGCGCGGTCAAGGCGCAATGGGGCAAGCTCACCGACGATGAGCTGGATGTGATCGCCGGGCGGCGCGACCAGCTTGCGGGAAAGATTCAGGAGCGCTACGGAATCGCGAAGGACGAGGCCGAGCGGCAGCTCTCCGAGTGGGAAGGCCGCCAGCGCGATTTCTGATTGGGGCTGCCAGCGCTCAATCCAATTATTGTTGCGATCGAAACGAGGAAGGAATCAGGATGAATACGATGCCATTGAAAGCGTTCGTTGCCGCCGCGGTCGGTCTGGCGTTCTGCGCTCCGGCTGCCGCCGCCGACACGATGACGCGCGACCAGGTGAATGCGGAAGAAAAGCGGATCGAGCAGCAGTACGACGCGGCCAAGCGCGCGTGCGATGGCCGCTCGGGCAACGCCAAGGACATCTGCATGGCGGAGGCCAAGGGCCAGGAGAAGGTCGCCAAGGCCGAGTTGAAGGCTCGTAACAAGGCAACCGCCGAGGCGCGCTATGAAGCGCGTGTCGCGCGCGCCGAGGCCGACTACGAGGTAGCCAAGGAG
This window encodes:
- a CDS encoding CsbD family protein, whose product is MNWDRVEGNWKQMKGAVKAQWGKLTDDELDVIAGRRDQLAGKIQERYGIAKDEAERQLSEWEGRQRDF